The DNA segment AGTTGGGAGTTGGGGGTTGGGGAAGAAGGGAGTTGGGAGTTGGGAGTTGGGAGTTAGGGGTTGGGGAAGAAGGGAGTTGGGAGTTGGGAGTTAGGGGTTGGGGAAGAAGGGAATTAAGAGTTGGGGGAAGAAGGGAATTAAGAGTTGGGGGAAGAAGGGAGTTGGGGAAGAAGGGAATTAAGAGTTGGGGAGATTAAAGGTAAAGTGGCTATTGCTCTAGACACACTGAGAACTCAGCACTCACTTCCCCCCATCTCCCCATCCCCCCACCCTCTTCTCACTCAGCACTCAGCACTTTCCACTCAGCACTCACTTCCCCCCATCTCCCCACCTCCCCATCCTCCCATCCCCCCATCCTCTTCCCCACTCAATAGAGGAGGTTATACCGTTGCAACAATCCCTCTAACATTGCTGGAAGCATGTCTTTGAGTTCTTGTTGGTTTTTAAAAATGAGGCGGTTCTGGTTGGAAATGTCGAAGGGAAATTGACCGGGAAGATCCGATCGTTCCATTTGGACGAGTAGGATCTGTTCGGGTCGTTTGAGTTGCAAGGCGTAACCTGTTTCGACGCAAACGATGGGACTGGGGATGAGTTGGGTGCTGTCTTCGCGTTCGACTTGGGTGATGGGGGTGCCGTCGGCGATGAATAACAAGCTTTTGCGGATGCGGCGGATGGAGGCGCTGTTGAGGCGAATGGGGGTGTCGGTGGCGCGGTTGGTGACTTCTAGGCTGAGGGGTAGGCGCGATCGCCGATTCAATGATTCTATCGCGCTGGCCAGTTCTTCCCGTAAGGCTTCGCTAGAGGGACTATAGTCTACTTGATCGCACAAGAAGATAATTGGATCGAGATGGGCCATTACTTCTTGTTTGGTGAAGTAAATTTCGTGGCTGGTGAGGTCAATGTTAGAAATGGCGTAACCGCCGCTGCCTTCGATATAGAATTCTACAAGCTCGCCTTCGAGGTAGCGCTGAAACCAGGCGGACTTTTTCACGTCTTCGCTATCTTCTAAAAAGTCTGCCCGCAGTGCGGATTTCAGTAAGCTATTTTTGCTAAGGCGAATGTCTGGGGGACGTTTTTCTAATTCCCGAATGGGTTCGTATTCCTGAAGGTACCAAGCTTTTAGGGCAATGATGGCCATAGTCGATCGTTGATTGTTTCTTTAAAACACAACAGCACCCGATGAATTTCTTGACCGAGTGACCGCCTCTCCTAAGTGATTATATCTGGAGATGAACTGAACTTAGACAAGCTCTCAAAATGAGATTTTCAGTTACATTGCTCCCTATCTTCTAACTGGAGGAAGTATCCGTCTTGAATGGGGGTGCTGTTGTGTTTGAACGAGACAGATTTAAATGGAACAGCGTTTTACCTCTGGTTTTGTTTTGAACTTGGCTGTTTTATCTGCCAGGGAAGCTTGGTTGCTTCAATTACTAATATAAGAGAGATATCTATGCGGTTCAAGGGAATGAAACTAAACTTTACTTTTAAGCGTTGGAATTGAAATTTTGCTCTATTTTTACGGTTTAAAATGTCAATGGCATCCCTTAAGGTTTCCGATTTATTTCCTCTTTATTGATTAATTCTATCTGGAGTTCGCTGTGAAGACAGTGATTAAACTCCCGAATTTCTAAAGCGAGGAAGTATCGGTTTTGTGTAGGGATGCCATTGTGTGTGGACGAGACAGATTTAACTTAAACAGCGTTTTACCTCTTATGTGTGATTTGCATTTTAGGTGTTACATCTGCCAGGGAAGCTGAGTTGCTTCACTTTTTACTATAGGGATATTCTCAAGGGCTATCAAGTGAATTACACTAAACTTTACTTGTAGTTTAGTGTTCCCTCAAAAATTAGCAATACGCTGTTACATCTTCACCGCATTCATCGGCAAGATAACATAAAGCCCGGAAACGTAAGCCCACAACTTCGTTATAAAGGGGATTGAGTTTGCACATGGGAGGAATGTGCAACAGCGTGCGACCAAATAATTGAATATCGCGCTCAAAGGGACATTGGGTCGGAATCAGTTTACATAAGAAGTGGGCGAGTTGGCGATCGCGCACTGGGCATTCATCGAGCCATTGACGCAGCGGCTTGAGAACATCGAGGCGGCTCAAGTATTGAGAAATGTTGAGCTTGCTTCTCAGAATGGGTTGTGGCGTCGTATACTCAAATGCATTCATGATGTTTTCCTTCGTTCCACCTTAAGAGTCAGTGACTTGTCGCCTGTTCAATAAGTTTCTTCAGTCGGTAGAGAAGAGAGACACAGGAGAGATGGGCTAGGAGTCACTCGCTTTTGCTCAACAGAGCTGTACAAAGTTCTATAACAATACTGGCGAAGATCGCTCAAAATTAGCGTGAGGGATCTCACCGAATTTAGGTGAGTTTACCGCCCTGCTCTCCGTGACATCACTCAATCCCTTGGAGCGATCGCGATCGCACCCATTTACTCTAAAGCTGTAATAGTCACGCTTTCGCCCACTTGCAGCCAGCCGAGGGTATGAGAAATTAAGTTTTGACCAAAAAAGATTCCTTTTCCGGGAATTGGTTGGCGGTACTGAGCCAGGGTTCTGAGGGGTTCTTTAGCGGCGTCTCGCGTTCCAGAAGATTGATCGGTCGTCGTCACAATACAGCGATCGCAAGCCTTCACCGCATGAAACAAAAGATCGCCGATTTGAATCTGCTTCCAACCATCCTCTGCAAAGGGTTCTGAGGTTTCGACCACAATATTCGGCCGAAACCGATCCATCTTGATGGGTTGCGCGAGGCGACGGTTGAGATCGGCTAAAGACGCAGTGGTGGTTAACAAAAAGGGCAAAGAATCGGCAAAACTCACGCGATCGCCTTCCCGTACCTGATAATTAGGATTGACCAATCGAACGCGATCGCACGATTGGCGAACTAGGCGCACCTGTAAATCGGCTGGGAGTTGCAGGTTATCCTGAAACCAGCGTGCCACAGCATCCCCTTGATCGATAGCGACAGTGCGATCGCCCCAAACCTCCACCGTCCGCTTTTCCCCATCAAACGTGGGTTGCAGCGTAAAAGTCCCATCCCCCGCAGACAAAACCAGCCGATCCGCTTGGATCTCCACCTGAATGCAGGCAAGTTGCGCGTATTTTCGCTGGGTGATAAACATCCCTTGACGATCCACCAGCATAAACTCCCGATCCCAAGCAAACCCCGTCGGCGTCACCTCTGCACGTTCTAAAGCAATGCCTCGACAGGATTTAATCGGATAAACAAACAGCCCAGCAACCTGCATCATGAGAGAGTCATCGATGGATATTAGGGAAAAGCTTACCAAAAATCTGAGAAGAGTCTTCAATACAAAAACAGAGTAGGATGAACCTACCCTGCGTGAGTGTGGTGTGGTGTGTTTGTCTAACCTTGAGACGGACTAGAAAAATTGCGATCGCAACCTCTTAGCGCGCATTAAACAAGATATTCGGATCGCGGATTTGTTGGAAAGGACTGACATTCGGACTCGTTTGGACGGGTACGGGGAAAGCCGACTCGCTAGGAACCAAAATCACCGCATCCGGTGCAGGTGCAGCCACCGTTCCACCCGCTTGTCCCGGTACGGTTTGGGGTGCAAATCCTTGCTGTGGTGCAATATTTTGACCTGGTGCAACCCCTTGCTGCGGTGCCAAGATATTCGGGTTGGGGTTAATTACTCCCGGCTGGGGGCCTAAGATATTCGGGTTGGGATTGACAACACCCTGTTGCGGGGTTAAAACATTCGCATCCGGATTAATTCCCGGCCCTGGAACCACAGGGAAGCCTTGATTCGGCGCTGTAATTACTCCCTGCGTGGGGGTGCCAAATGCGCCTGGAAGGGTCTGTTGCGTACCCAAGTTTTGGGGAGCCGTCAACACATTCGGTGCAGTGGTGCCAAACCCAGGTGAAGTGACAGGGGGAGTAACCACTCCGGGAGCGGTATTGACAGTACCGGGTGCTGGTGTAATTGTATTCGGTGCCGCTTGTTGCACGCCAGTATTTTGCTGTAAGGGAGTGCCAACTGTGCCTGTATTGGGTGCGCCTGTGTTCGGTGCGGCGACTCCGGGTGCGCCTGTATTGGGTGCGGTGTTAACGGTTGCGCCGGGAGCCACTGTGTTACCAAATCCGCCGGCGGGTGCTGTGATTCCTTGAGCGGAAGCGGGTAAGCTCGCCATTGAACTCAGTCCAACGACGCCTAAGAGTCCTGTAAGCAGTTTCAAAATAGGATGAGGTTTGGGAGTTTGAGGTTGTTTCAACATGAGTTTTATTAATTTTCGTTTCTTTAGCGTTACCTCTACCCTAGAAGTTCCTATCCGACTTTCCACCCGTCAAAAGCCAGAACTCTAAAAGCGCGATCGCCTATCCCATGAAGTAGAATGAACCTACCTTTAGGAGCAGGCTCAATTTCCTCAAAGACCTGCTGAGAAAGGAAAACGCACGGCTCAAAGCCCGACGTTGCAACGCTTAGAACGTTCAATATCCCTCGCTCGTGGTAACGTGGTCTGGGTAAGGATGAATCTCGTTCAAGCAGTATCATTTATGCCAACGGAAATTGAACGTAAGTTTTTAGTGAAAGGGGATGAATGGCGGCAGTTGGGAACCGGAACGGTTTATCGCCAGGGTTATATCCCTACGGAAAACGGCACCACCGTCAGAGTACGGTTGGTGGGTGAGTCTGGCTATCTCACAATTAAAGGATTATCGGTGGGTATTGCTCGTGCTGAGTTTGAATATGCAATTCCGGTGGCGGATGCTCAACAAATGCTCGATACCCTCTGCGAACCCCCGCTGATTGAGAAAACTCGCTATCGCCTCGATATTGAGGGAATCATTTGGGAGGTTGATGAGTTTGCAGGGGACAATCAAGGGTTAATTGTGGCAGAAGTGGAGTTAACTGAGGAGACTCAGCATTTGGTTCTCCCCAGTTGGATCGAGCGCGAGGTTTCAGACGATCCGCGCTACTATAATGTGAATCTTGCCCAAAATCCCTACTCTAATTGGGTTGAGCGTTAAGAATGGGGTTGAACCAACAGCGCAACCGGGAAATGTTGTAAAGCTTGGCTGAGGGATAGGGTGGTTGTGGCTGGCAAGGATTGATGGGTAATGGTATTTGTCCAAGTCCCGGCTAAGTTTTCCGGGAGTTGAATGGCTGTATCTTGCCAGAGTTCGCCCAGGGGAGACTCTGCGGGTTGAATCAGATGGGTGAAAAAGCGAGGGGCGATCGCGATCGCCGTACCCTGGTCTGATTGTCGCGCAAAGGCGATCGCGCAATCGTTAAATTTTCCCCTCACTTCCAACGGCTGATAGTCGCCATCTTGGAAAATCGAGAGATACTCCCGCCGCGCTTTTAGGCACTGAGCAATCAAAAATAGCTTAATCCGCCCGTCTTCCTTATGTTCTAACAACTCCTCAACGAGGCTCAAAATATCCGTTTTCGCCCGTTGCTGAATCTCCTCAAGGAACCCTCGGCGCTGCTGGAAGTCCACTGGACGACGGTTATCGGGATCGACTAAGCTTAAATCCCATAACTCCGTTCCCTGATAAAAGTCGGGAACCCCCGGAGACGCAACCTTAAGCAGCACTTGGGATAGAGAGTTGAAGATCCCATAATAGGCAATCTTCTGCTTAAACGGCCCAAAGGTTTTTAGAAACTCATAACCCGGATCGAGAATCGCTTCCACAAACGCGAGATAACTCTCCTCATACTCGCCATCGGGACGCAACCACTCGGTATGGACTTTCGCCTCGCGAACCGCTTTGATAATATACTCTTTGACGCGGTTGGTGAACTCTTCTAAAGAATCCGGCAATCCTCCCGTATCAAACGGACAAGCGCCTACCAGAGTTTGATACAAGAAATACTCGTCATTGCTATCCGGAATCAGCTTACCATTCACCTCAGCTTTTTTCCCCCGGTTCATCTGCTGCCAAGCCTGCGCCTGCTGTTCCCACTCGTCGGGAATTTCTGAGAGGACATTCAGGCGCGATCGCACATCTTCCCCCCGTTTGGTATCGTGGGTAGAAGTCGTATTCATCTTATGCAACCAGCGCTGACTCTGATGTTGGTTAATCGCATGAAACTCCTGCGCTGAAACCCCAAAACGACTGGGATTTCCCCCCACCTCATTTAACGCGACAAATCGGTTATAAACATACAACAGCGTATCCTCAATTCCCTTCGCCATCAAAGGACCTGTTAACTGTTGCAAGCGCGTCACAAAATAAAAGCGCTGTTGAGTTTGTTCTTCCGTTAAATAGGGTAAGAAATCCAGCAAAAGTAAGTTTTCAATAAACTCCAGTTCTCGCACTACTAAAGGATTTCCCACCTTAGACGCAGCGATGACATCTTTAACATAAGTTTTATCAGGATCGCTGACTTCTTGGGCAGTAATATAAGTGCGATACACCGGAAACCGAGATAAAGCTTCAATCAACGCTTTCTTCAGTCCATTCAGCGTAAAATCATTACCCTGACGAGACTGACTCGCAATCCGCTTCAGGAGATGAGCTAAATTATCCACATCCCCCGCCATATTGGTTTCAATAATTAGCCGCTTTTTCTCCAAAGATAGCGTTTCATAAGACTCCTGCAACTGCGTAAATTGTTGATAAACCTCGCTGAGTTTATTCTCATTTTCCGATTGACAGAAGACTCCATTTACCTGATTCAAAAAATCATAACCGCTTGTTCCCTGAATCGGCCAGACGTGCGGGAGTTCTTCTTCCGGTTCTAGAATCTTTTCAACCGTAATATAAGTTTCCCCCGTCTTCTCCCGCAGCCATTCTAAGTATTGCGTCGGATTTGCCAGCCCGTCAATATGGTCAATTCTCAATCCGGTAAACGTGCCAGATTTTACTAAGTCAATAATTAATTTATGCGTTGCTTGGCAAATGGGTTCTAATTCAACCTTGACTGAAATTAACTCATTCACCGTAAAGAAACGCCTATAGTTAATTTCTTCAGCGCTAACCTTCCAAAACGCAAGGCGATAGTATTGTTCGGCTAGAAGTTTTTCGAGTAAATTAAAACTTTCTGGCTTGTCAACTTCCCCATTAAAAACCTTAAGATTAGCTTGAACAAAGCTTTGAATTTCTGGAATCTGCTCGTATAACTCCCAGAACAACCGTTTAGCAAATAGCCCTTGATTTCTACGGTCTTGGGGTTGCGTTTGGGGCGGAATATTTTTGAGAATGTAGAGTAAACCTAGAAACTTAATATAATCGGGATGCTGATAACCGAGAGTTTGCTCTAATTTGTCTAGGTTTTCGGTCAAGAAAGATAAGTAAGACTCAATTCTAATTGGTAAAGTCAGGCTATGATACTTTACTTTTAACCCCGTTTGGTCATAGCTCAGTTGTAAATCGCCATTTTCCAAACACTGGGCATAATAATCGCCTAAAATTGGAGCAAGAATGCGTCCTTTAATTTCTTCAAACGGCTGATTCCAGGCAATATCAAAATAATCAATATACTCAGAAGTGGCACCGTTTTCTAAGACATCCATCAGCATCTGATTTTGGCTATCAAATGCCATGTGATTCGGGACAATATCCTGCAACCAGCCTAAATCATATTTTTGAATTTCTTGAATCAAACCAGCAAATGCTTCTGAACTTCCTAACTCAGGATTAACCTGATTGGGATCGACTACATCATAACCGTGGGTGCTGCCCTCTCTTGCCTTAAAAATAGGCGAAGCATAGAGGTCAGAAACTCCCAGTTCTTTCAAATAAGCAATAACTGCTTTAGCCGAATCAAAATTAAACGCAGCATTAAATTGAATGCGATAGGTTGAAGCGGGAATTCGCATAAATAGGCTCGCTCTGGGTTAAGAATCTATCCTCAAAAAATTACAGCACGATCCCCAGTTAAAAAGCTGTACCCCCAGAGTGATTTTGGTCAGTATTTACTCGCATAAGGCATGGGCATGGTGGCGAATGTGGTCGCCCATAAAGGTGGAAATAAAATAGTAGCTATGGTCGTAACCTTCTTGGTAACGTAGAGTCAAAGGCTGACCGACTTGTTGACAAGCCCGTTCAAACACATCGGGTAACAGTTGTTGCTGCTTGAGAAAATTATCGTCGGTTCCCTGGTCAATTAAAATAGGACGCCCATAATTAGCACTCAGTACCAACTCACTCGCATCATACGGTCGCCAAGTTTCAATATCGGTTCCCAGGTAAGACTCAAAAGCCTTGCGACCCCACGGACAGCTTATTGGGGCTGCAATAGGGGCAAAAGCGGAAACAGAAAGATACTTCTGGGGGTTTCTTAAGGCACAAATTAAGGCCCCATGTCCCCCCATTGAATGCCCAAAAATCCCCTGTTTCTCTGGGTTAACCAGGAAATTCGCCGTGATAATTTCGGGTAACTCTTCTACCACATAACTGTACATCCGATAGTGAGAAGACCAAGGCGCTTGGGTTGCATCCACATAAAAACCGGCCCCTGTCCCTAAGTCCCAACTTTCTTCTTCTTCGGGGATGGCTGCATCGCGAGGGCTGGTATCGGGCGCAACCAGCATTAAGCCATGTTCGGCGGCGTAGCGTTGCGCCCCAGCTTTGACGGTAAAGTTCTCTTCGGTACAGGTTAGCCCAGACAGAAAGTAAAGGATTGGGACGGGTTGGGTGAGGGCTTGGGGGGGGATAAACACAGCAAAGCGCATTTTGCCATTACAACTATCGGAGTGATGGCTGTAGAAAGCGACCGTACCGTTAAAGCAAGTGCTTTGGGAAATCAATTCAAGGCCGGAAATCATGGGAAGAGGCAATAAACAGCAGCTTTAGGGATTTTAGGCTAAAAGTGCGATCGCCTTTGCTGTTTTTCTCCGTAGGCTGATTTTGGATATTGGGCTAAAAGGTGACGACGCTGCGAATAGACTCGCCCTGGTGCATTAAATCAAAAGCCTCGTTAATTTGTTCGATGGGCATGACATGGGTAATTAAATCATCGATATTAATCTTGCCTTCCATGTACCAATCCACGATTTTAGGGACATCGGTTCGCCCTCTAGCGCCACCAAAGGCGCTACCCTTCCAAACGCGCCCCGTGACTAGCTGAAACGGACGGGTACTAATTTCTTGGCCCGCCCCAGCGACGCCGATAATGACGCTAACCCCCCAACCTTTGTGACAGCATTCTAAGGCTTGGCGCATGACATTGATGTTGCCAATGCACTCAAAACTATAATCTGCGCCGCCATCCGTCAGGTCAATAATATGGGCGACGACATCGCCGTCAATTTCTTTGGGGTTAATAAAATGGGTCATGCCAAATTTTTCAGCAATGGCGCGTTTATCGGGGTTGATATCCACCCCAATAATCATATTGGCCCCAACCATCTTCGCGCCTTGAATCACGTTTAAGCCAATTCCGCCTAAGCCGAAGACAACAACATTCGCCCCAGGTTCAACTTTAGCGGTGTAGATAACGGCCCCAATACCTGTAGTCACGCCGCAGCCGATATAACAGACTTTCTCAAAGGGGGCATCTTCGCGAATCTTAGCAACGGCAATTTCCGGTAAAACGGTATAGTTGGCAAAGGTGGAGGTTCCCATATAGTGATGCAGCATTTTGCCATTCAGGGAAAAACGGCTGGTTCCATCGGGCATAATGCCGCGCCCTTGGGTGGAACGAATCGCTTGACAAAGATTGGTTTTTCTGCTTAGGCAAAACTTGCATTGACGGCATTCTGGGGTATATAGGGGGATAACATGGTCGCCCGGTTTGACGCTTTTAACCCCTTCTCCGACTTCTACCACAATTCCCGCGCCTTCATGACCGAGAACGGTGGGAAATAGACCTTCGGGGTCAGCACCGGATAGGGTATAAGCATCGGTATGACAAACGCCGCTGGCTTTAATTTCAACTAAGACTTCTCCGGCTTTGGGGCCTTCGAGTTCTACGGTTTCAATACTGAGGGGTTTCCCAGATTCAAAGGCTACAGCCGCTTTAACTTGCATTACTTTCTTACTCCAAGCTGATATTTGCAGGGTTATTCATTTATTCATATCATTTACCCTACTTATCCAGAAATCGAGTTTGCTTAGGTTGTTAAACCTGCCTCTGTTTGCGCTTGCGCGAGAAGAGGGGTTAAGCTTAAGCGTTCGGCCCAATTTTGCAAGTAGGTGAAGTCGAGGCTTTCCCCTTGGAGTTTAAGGACTCCTAAAATATCTCGCCACTGTTTGTCTGATTGTTGCCTGCCTAATCTGTACCAGACCAGTTTCTGGAGGATGATATCTTCGGGAGTGCAGAGGTAGAAGCTTAACTCAGGTCTATCATCTGAAGTGTAGCGCTGTCGGCGGGCGAGTTGCGATCGCTCATACTCATTATCCGACCGAATGAGATAAATATCGGCTTTAATACTGGTTTCCAGGTGAATGACATTAAAAGTAGTCATTCGACAGCTTAACGCCTCGGCAACGCTAGTTGAGCTAATATAGAACTCACGCTGCATTGCTTCGATTAACAGGCAAGCTTGATTCTCTTCGATGCTAACTGCAATATCTGCATCCTGAGTAGACCGAGGTTCGCCATGAGCAGAACTCGCAATCGATCCGCCAACATATTGACATCCTCCCCTGTTTAGAAAACGGGGGATTCCAAGAATCACTTCTTGGGCTTCCTCTTTCCACGACTCGACTTATCTAGAGGGATTTCTCCACCCAAACAGAGGTCGATGTCTCCAGAGGCGTTAGTTCCCGTATGCCCTACGGTACGTAGTCCTAATTCAAGTATGTTCCGTGCAGCGTTCCAATCGCGATCTTGGGTATGCCCACAATCAGGGCAAACATGAGTCCTTGTACTCAGAGATTTGTTCACTACTTTCCCACAGCTAGAGCAATTCTGACTGGTATAGTGCGGGGGAACAGCAACCGTTACCACGCCAAACACCCTGCCGAAATACTCAACCCATTGCCGAAACTGAGTCCACGCTGCATCACTAATCGATTTAGCCAAGCGTCTATTCTTGACCATGTTCCGCACCTGCAAATCCTCGTAGGCTACCAAGTCGTTAGACTGGACTACGCACCTCGCCAACTTGACGGCGAAGTCTTGACGCTGCCTACTTACCTTGAGGTGCTTTCGACTCAAGCGATTTCTGGCTTTTTTTCGGTTATTGGAACCTTTCTGGGTACGAGAAAGCCTTCTGTTTAGCCGTTTAAGGGCTTTTTCGGACTTTCTCAAATGACGGGGATTTTCAACGGTTTCCCCATTGGAATCGGTGTAGAAGTGAGTCAGCCCAACATCTAACCCAATGGTTTTGCTTGTTGGTTCTCGTTTCTCTACTCGCTCAACATCTAGACAAAACTGAGCGTAGTATCCGTCAGCCCTCCGCACAATCCGGACTCGCTTAAACTGTTTCAACGAGTAGAAGTGCAGGTCACGAGTTCCCCAGAGTTTGAAAGTTCCTGCGTTAAACCCATCGCTAAAAGTGATATAGCGACGGTCATCAGAGAGCTTCCAGCCGCTTGTCTTGTACTCAACAGAACCATGCGTCCGTTCTTTCTTAAAACGTGGATAACCCTTCTTCCCCGGTCTAGATTTCTTGCAGTTCTCAAAAAATCTAGCAATTGCGCTCCAAGCTCTTTCAGCACTGGCTTGACGAGCCATAGAGTTCAATTTAGCAACCCAAGGGAAGTTTTTATCGGCAGCAAGGACAGCGCAATAAGCACTTAACTCATACCTGCCGATGTTTCGGTTATCCATCCAGTACCGGAGGCACGCATTGCGGACAAAACGAGCAGTTCTAATCGCCTCGTCTAGCGAGCGATATTGCTCATCTGTTCCTTCTAGCTTCGCCTCAAATACCAGCATCTTTACGTCAAAATCACTAACGTAATTCTATCAGGTGACGACCGAATCAATTCGGTCATTGGCTTATATCCCCCGGTTAAAAACACGGGGGCTTTACGCATCACGACTCGTAAGGAATGGATAGCTCATCTAATATCCTGCCAACTTTTGCAGCCAGCCAAATCGGATCTTCTATCAGCAATCTCGTTTCCAGTAAGGTAGGAATATCAGCAAATTCTTCCCCTAAAGTCGCTTTGACAAAC comes from the Desertifilum tharense IPPAS B-1220 genome and includes:
- a CDS encoding Mo-dependent nitrogenase C-terminal domain-containing protein, with the protein product MNAFEYTTPQPILRSKLNISQYLSRLDVLKPLRQWLDECPVRDRQLAHFLCKLIPTQCPFERDIQLFGRTLLHIPPMCKLNPLYNEVVGLRFRALCYLADECGEDVTAYC
- a CDS encoding MOSC domain-containing protein — protein: MQVAGLFVYPIKSCRGIALERAEVTPTGFAWDREFMLVDRQGMFITQRKYAQLACIQVEIQADRLVLSAGDGTFTLQPTFDGEKRTVEVWGDRTVAIDQGDAVARWFQDNLQLPADLQVRLVRQSCDRVRLVNPNYQVREGDRVSFADSLPFLLTTTASLADLNRRLAQPIKMDRFRPNIVVETSEPFAEDGWKQIQIGDLLFHAVKACDRCIVTTTDQSSGTRDAAKEPLRTLAQYRQPIPGKGIFFGQNLISHTLGWLQVGESVTITALE
- a CDS encoding CYTH domain-containing protein, with amino-acid sequence MPTEIERKFLVKGDEWRQLGTGTVYRQGYIPTENGTTVRVRLVGESGYLTIKGLSVGIARAEFEYAIPVADAQQMLDTLCEPPLIEKTRYRLDIEGIIWEVDEFAGDNQGLIVAEVELTEETQHLVLPSWIEREVSDDPRYYNVNLAQNPYSNWVER
- the treY gene encoding malto-oligosyltrehalose synthase; this encodes MRIPASTYRIQFNAAFNFDSAKAVIAYLKELGVSDLYASPIFKAREGSTHGYDVVDPNQVNPELGSSEAFAGLIQEIQKYDLGWLQDIVPNHMAFDSQNQMLMDVLENGATSEYIDYFDIAWNQPFEEIKGRILAPILGDYYAQCLENGDLQLSYDQTGLKVKYHSLTLPIRIESYLSFLTENLDKLEQTLGYQHPDYIKFLGLLYILKNIPPQTQPQDRRNQGLFAKRLFWELYEQIPEIQSFVQANLKVFNGEVDKPESFNLLEKLLAEQYYRLAFWKVSAEEINYRRFFTVNELISVKVELEPICQATHKLIIDLVKSGTFTGLRIDHIDGLANPTQYLEWLREKTGETYITVEKILEPEEELPHVWPIQGTSGYDFLNQVNGVFCQSENENKLSEVYQQFTQLQESYETLSLEKKRLIIETNMAGDVDNLAHLLKRIASQSRQGNDFTLNGLKKALIEALSRFPVYRTYITAQEVSDPDKTYVKDVIAASKVGNPLVVRELEFIENLLLLDFLPYLTEEQTQQRFYFVTRLQQLTGPLMAKGIEDTLLYVYNRFVALNEVGGNPSRFGVSAQEFHAINQHQSQRWLHKMNTTSTHDTKRGEDVRSRLNVLSEIPDEWEQQAQAWQQMNRGKKAEVNGKLIPDSNDEYFLYQTLVGACPFDTGGLPDSLEEFTNRVKEYIIKAVREAKVHTEWLRPDGEYEESYLAFVEAILDPGYEFLKTFGPFKQKIAYYGIFNSLSQVLLKVASPGVPDFYQGTELWDLSLVDPDNRRPVDFQQRRGFLEEIQQRAKTDILSLVEELLEHKEDGRIKLFLIAQCLKARREYLSIFQDGDYQPLEVRGKFNDCAIAFARQSDQGTAIAIAPRFFTHLIQPAESPLGELWQDTAIQLPENLAGTWTNTITHQSLPATTTLSLSQALQHFPVALLVQPHS
- the fghA gene encoding S-formylglutathione hydrolase codes for the protein MISGLELISQSTCFNGTVAFYSHHSDSCNGKMRFAVFIPPQALTQPVPILYFLSGLTCTEENFTVKAGAQRYAAEHGLMLVAPDTSPRDAAIPEEEESWDLGTGAGFYVDATQAPWSSHYRMYSYVVEELPEIITANFLVNPEKQGIFGHSMGGHGALICALRNPQKYLSVSAFAPIAAPISCPWGRKAFESYLGTDIETWRPYDASELVLSANYGRPILIDQGTDDNFLKQQQLLPDVFERACQQVGQPLTLRYQEGYDHSYYFISTFMGDHIRHHAHALCE
- a CDS encoding S-(hydroxymethyl)glutathione dehydrogenase/class III alcohol dehydrogenase: MQVKAAVAFESGKPLSIETVELEGPKAGEVLVEIKASGVCHTDAYTLSGADPEGLFPTVLGHEGAGIVVEVGEGVKSVKPGDHVIPLYTPECRQCKFCLSRKTNLCQAIRSTQGRGIMPDGTSRFSLNGKMLHHYMGTSTFANYTVLPEIAVAKIREDAPFEKVCYIGCGVTTGIGAVIYTAKVEPGANVVVFGLGGIGLNVIQGAKMVGANMIIGVDINPDKRAIAEKFGMTHFINPKEIDGDVVAHIIDLTDGGADYSFECIGNINVMRQALECCHKGWGVSVIIGVAGAGQEISTRPFQLVTGRVWKGSAFGGARGRTDVPKIVDWYMEGKINIDDLITHVMPIEQINEAFDLMHQGESIRSVVTF
- a CDS encoding RNA-guided endonuclease TnpB family protein — translated: MLVFEAKLEGTDEQYRSLDEAIRTARFVRNACLRYWMDNRNIGRYELSAYCAVLAADKNFPWVAKLNSMARQASAERAWSAIARFFENCKKSRPGKKGYPRFKKERTHGSVEYKTSGWKLSDDRRYITFSDGFNAGTFKLWGTRDLHFYSLKQFKRVRIVRRADGYYAQFCLDVERVEKREPTSKTIGLDVGLTHFYTDSNGETVENPRHLRKSEKALKRLNRRLSRTQKGSNNRKKARNRLSRKHLKVSRQRQDFAVKLARCVVQSNDLVAYEDLQVRNMVKNRRLAKSISDAAWTQFRQWVEYFGRVFGVVTVAVPPHYTSQNCSSCGKVVNKSLSTRTHVCPDCGHTQDRDWNAARNILELGLRTVGHTGTNASGDIDLCLGGEIPLDKSSRGKRKPKK